In Prionailurus viverrinus isolate Anna unplaced genomic scaffold, UM_Priviv_1.0 scaffold_60, whole genome shotgun sequence, one genomic interval encodes:
- the GRIN3B gene encoding glutamate receptor ionotropic, NMDA 3B isoform X1 — MEFVRTLWLGLALALGPGPGPAGGHPQPCGVLERLGGSVRLGALLPRAPAARARVRAALARAALAPRLPHNLSLELVAAAPPARDPASLARGLCQALAAPGVRAVLAFPGARPELRQLHFLAAAAETPVLSVLRREARAPLGDPNPFHLQLDWASPLETLLDVLVSVLQAHAWEDVGLVLCRVRDPAGLVALWTARTGGAPKLVLDLGRPEPGAAGLQARLAPLGAPTGGSAPVPVAALLGCDVARALRVLRAAPPGPRWLLGTPLSPEVLPTDGLPLGLLALGEVARPPLEAAIHDAVELVARALGSAARAEPERALPPATVNCHDPRPAGSLSSGRLLARFLANTSFQGRTGPVWVTGSSQVHVSRHFRVWSLRQDPRGAPAWATVGSWRAGRLESEPGGAAARPPPAPGAGGRPKLRVVTLVEHPFVFAREPDEDGQCPAGRLCLAPGTNDSAALDALFAALANGSAPRALRKCCYGYCIDLLERLAEDAPFDFELYIVGDGKYGALRDGRWTGLVGDLLAGRAHMAVTSFSINSARSQVLDFSSPFFSTSLGIMVRARDTASPIGAFTWPLHWSMWLGVFAALHLTALFLTLYEWRSPYGLTPRGRNRATVFSYSSALNLCYAILFGRTVSSKTPKCPTGRFLMNLWAIFCLLVLSSYTANLAAVMVGDKTFEELSGIHDPKLHHPSQGFRVGTVWESSAEAYIKKSFPDMYAHMRRHSAPTTPHGVSMLTSDPPKLNAFIMDKSLLDYEVSIDADCKLLTVGKPFAMEGYGIGLPQNSPLTSNLSEFISRYKSSGFIDLLHDKWYKMVPCGKRVFAVTETLQVGIYHFSGLFVLFCLGLGSALLSSLGEHVFYHLVLPRMRRGNRLQYWLHTSQRIHRALNTEPPEGHEEPEPRAPEQQQDTPTASAGKGGWAHVRRAAARERRVRFLLEPSVAAAAPDSEAGPPEGPVWPCSNGRLSSGAPGPGELEQLEQRIRSAQKRLHQALVRRRELLAQLGDGPGEQLLHLPEACSEAAEAPEVTGGSPRGTPPPPLPACTGRPPLGSLHTSRPSAKGGSSEAPP, encoded by the exons ATGGAGTTTGTGCGGACGCTGTGGCTCGGCCTGGCGCTGGCgctggggccggggccggggcccgcGGGGGGCCACCCGCAGCCGTGCGGCGTCCtggagcgcctggggggctcggtgcGCCTGGGCGCCCTCCTGCCCCGCgcgcccgccgcccgcgcccgcgTCCGCGCCGCCCTGGCCCGGGCCGCCCTGGCGCCGCGGCTGCCGCACAACCTGAGCCTGGAGCTGGTGGCCGCCGCGCCCCCTGCCCGCGACCCCGCCTCACTGGCCCGCGGCCTGTGCCAGGCGCTGGCGGCGCCGGGCGTGCGGGCCGTGCTCGCATTCCCGGGGGCGCGGCCCGAGCTGCGGCAGCTGCACTTCCTGGCGGCCGCCGCCGAGACCCCCGTGCTCAGCGTGCTGCGGCGGGAGGCGCGCGCGCCCCTCGGAGACCCG AATCCGTTCCACCTGCAGCTGGACTGGGCCAGCCCCCTGGAGACGCTGCTCGACGTGCTGGTGTCTGTGCTGCAGGCCCATGCCTGGGAGGACGTCGGCCTGGTGCTCTGCCGCGTGCGGGACCCTGCTGGGCTGGTGGCCCTCTGGACCGCCCGGACCGGCGGGGCCCCAAAGCTCGTGCTGGACCTGGGTCGGCCGGAGCCGGGTGCCGCGGGGCTGCAGGCACGCCTGGCCCCCCTGGGGGCCCCGACGGGGGGCTCGGCCCCAGTGCCCGTGGCTGCACTCCTTGGCTGTGACGTGGCCCGCGCCCTCCGGGTGCTGCGGGCCGCGCCCCCGGGGCCCCGCTGGCTGCTGGGCACACCACTGTCCCCTGAGGTACTGCCCACGGACGGCCTGCCCCTCGGGCTGCTGGCGCTGGGTGAGGTGGCTCGGCCCCCGCTGGAGGCCGCCATTCATGACGCCGTGGAGCTGGTGGCTCGCGCCCTGGGAAGCGCGGCCCGTGCGGAACCGGAGCgcgccctcccccccgccacggTCAACTGCCACGACCCACGCCCGGCCGGGTCCCTGTCCTCGGGCCGCTTGCTGGCACG GTTCCTGGCCAACACGTCCTTCCAGGGCCGCACGGGGCCAGTGTGGGTGACCGGCTCCTCCCAGGTGCACGTGTCGCGGCACttccgagtgtggagcctgcgccAGGACCCGCGGGGCGCCCCGGCCTGGGCCACGGTGGGCAGCTGGCGGGCCGGGCGGCTGGAGTCGGAGCCGGGCGGCGCGGCCGCGCGGCCCCCGCCGGCGCCGGGAGCCGGAGGCCGGCCCAAGCTGCGCGTGGTGACGCTGGTGGAGCACCCGTTCGTGTTCGCCCGCGAGCCGGACGAGGACGGCCAGTGCCCCGCGGGGCGGCTGTGCCTGGCCCCCGGCACCAACGACTCGGCCGCGCTGGATGCGCTGTTCGCCGCCCTGGCCAACGGCTCGGCGCCGCGGGCGCTGCGCAAGTGTTGCTACGGCTACTGCATCGACCTGCTGGAGCGCCTGGCGGAGGACGCGCCCTTCGACTTCGAGCTGTACATCGTGGGCGACGGCAAGTACGGCGCCCTGCGGGACGGCCGCTGGACCGGCCTGGTGGGCGACCTGCTGGCCGGCAGGGCCCACATGGCCGTCACCAGCTTCAGCATCAACTCGGCGCGCTCCCAGGTGCTGGACTTCAGCAGCCCCTTCTTCTCCACCAGCCTGGGCATCATGGTGCGCGCCCGGGACACGGCCTCGCCCATCGGCGCCTTCACGTGGCCGCTGCACTGGTCCATGTGGCTGGGCGTCTTCGCGGCCCTGCACCTCACCGCGCTCTTCCTCACGCTGTACGAGTGGCGCAGCCCCTACGGCCTCACGCCCCGCGGCCGCAACCGGGCCACCGTGTTCTCCTACTCCTCGGCGCTCAACCTCTGCTACGCCATCCTGTTCGGACGCACGGTCTCCAGCAAGACGCCCAAGTGCCCCACGGGCCGCTTCCTCATGAACCTGTGGGCCATCTTCTGCCTGCTCGTGCTGTCCAGCTACACGGCCAACCTGGCCGCCGTCATGGTCGGGGACAAGACTTTCGAGGAGCTGTCGGGGATCCATGACCCCAAG CTGCACCACCCGTCCCAGGGCTTCCGCGTGGGCACCGTGTGGGAGAGCAGCGCCGAGGCCTACATCAAAAAGAGCTTCCCCGACATGTACGCGCACATGCGGCGCCACAGCGCGCCCACCACGCCCCACGGCGTCTCCATGCTCAC GAGCGACCCCCCCAAGCTCAACGCCTTCATCATGGACAAGTCGCTCCTGGACTACGAGGTCTCCATCGACGCCGACTGCAAACTACTGACCGTGGGCAAGCCTTTCGCCATGGAGG GCTACGGCATCGGACTCCCTCAGAACTCGCCGCTCACTTCCAACCTGTCCGAGTTCATCAGCCGCTACAAGTCCTCCGGCTTCATCGACTTGCTGCACGACAAGTGGTACAAGATGGTGCCTTGTGGGAAGCGCGTCTTCGCCGTTACCGAG acgCTGCAGGTGGGCATCTACCACTTCTCGGGACTCTTCGTGCTGTTCTGCCTGGGCCTCGGCAGCGCCCTGCTCAGCTCTCTGGGGGAGCACGTCTTCTACCACCTGGTGCTCCCGCGCATGCGAAGAGGCAACAGGCTGCAGTACTGGCTGCACACCAGCCAG AGAATCCACCGCGcgctcaacacagagcctccGGAAGGTCACGAGGAGCCAGAGCCAAG GGCTCCGGAGCAGCAGCAGGACACGCCCACGGCCTCTGCAGGTAAGGGGGGCTGGGCACACGTGCGCCGGGCCGCGGCGAGGGAGCGTCGTGTGCGCTTCCTACTGGAGCCCAGTGTGGCCGCCGCAGCGCCGGACTCGGAGGCCGGGCCCCCGGAAGGCCCTGTGTGGCCCTGCTCCAACGGCCGCCTGTCCTCGGGCGCCCCAGGCCCCGGTGAGCTGGAGCAGCTGGAGCAGCGCATCAGGAGCGCGCAGAAGCGGCTCCACCAGGCCCTGGTGCGGCGCCGAGAGCTCCTGGCCCAGCTCGGGGATGGCCCCGGCGAGCAGCTTCTGCACCTGCCCGAGGCCTGCTCCGAAGCAGCTGAAGCACCTGAAGTCACGGGTGGCTCACCCCGGGGaacgccccccccacccctgccggccTGCACGGGGCGGCCCCCACTCGGGAGCCTGCACACAAGCCGTCCTAGCGCGAAGGGAGGAAGCTCGGAGGCCCCTCCCTGA
- the GRIN3B gene encoding glutamate receptor ionotropic, NMDA 3B isoform X2: protein MEFVRTLWLGLALALGPGPGPAGGHPQPCGVLERLGGSVRLGALLPRAPAARARVRAALARAALAPRLPHNLSLELVAAAPPARDPASLARGLCQALAAPGVRAVLAFPGARPELRQLHFLAAAAETPVLSVLRREARAPLGDPNPFHLQLDWASPLETLLDVLVSVLQAHAWEDVGLVLCRVRDPAGLVALWTARTGGAPKLVLDLGRPEPGAAGLQARLAPLGAPTGGSAPVPVAALLGCDVARALRVLRAAPPGPRWLLGTPLSPEVLPTDGLPLGLLALGEVARPPLEAAIHDAVELVARALGSAARAEPERALPPATVNCHDPRPAGSLSSGRLLARFLANTSFQGRTGPVWVTGSSQVHVSRHFRVWSLRQDPRGAPAWATVGSWRAGRLESEPGGAAARPPPAPGAGGRPKLRVVTLVEHPFVFAREPDEDGQCPAGRLCLAPGTNDSAALDALFAALANGSAPRALRKCCYGYCIDLLERLAEDAPFDFELYIVGDGKYGALRDGRWTGLVGDLLAGRAHMAVTSFSINSARSQVLDFSSPFFSTSLGIMVRARDTASPIGAFTWPLHWSMWLGVFAALHLTALFLTLYEWRSPYGLTPRGRNRATVFSYSSALNLCYAILFGRTVSSKTPKCPTGRFLMNLWAIFCLLVLSSYTANLAAVMVGDKTFEELSGIHDPKLHHPSQGFRVGTVWESSAEAYIKKSFPDMYAHMRRHSAPTTPHGVSMLTSDPPKLNAFIMDKSLLDYEVSIDADCKLLTVGKPFAMEGYGIGLPQNSPLTSNLSEFISRYKSSGFIDLLHDKWYKMVPCGKRVFAVTETLQVGIYHFSGLFVLFCLGLGSALLSSLGEHVFYHLVLPRMRRGNRLQYWLHTSQRIHRALNTEPPEGHEEPEPRAPEQQQDTPTASAGPGELEQLEQRIRSAQKRLHQALVRRRELLAQLGDGPGEQLLHLPEACSEAAEAPEVTGGSPRGTPPPPLPACTGRPPLGSLHTSRPSAKGGSSEAPP from the exons ATGGAGTTTGTGCGGACGCTGTGGCTCGGCCTGGCGCTGGCgctggggccggggccggggcccgcGGGGGGCCACCCGCAGCCGTGCGGCGTCCtggagcgcctggggggctcggtgcGCCTGGGCGCCCTCCTGCCCCGCgcgcccgccgcccgcgcccgcgTCCGCGCCGCCCTGGCCCGGGCCGCCCTGGCGCCGCGGCTGCCGCACAACCTGAGCCTGGAGCTGGTGGCCGCCGCGCCCCCTGCCCGCGACCCCGCCTCACTGGCCCGCGGCCTGTGCCAGGCGCTGGCGGCGCCGGGCGTGCGGGCCGTGCTCGCATTCCCGGGGGCGCGGCCCGAGCTGCGGCAGCTGCACTTCCTGGCGGCCGCCGCCGAGACCCCCGTGCTCAGCGTGCTGCGGCGGGAGGCGCGCGCGCCCCTCGGAGACCCG AATCCGTTCCACCTGCAGCTGGACTGGGCCAGCCCCCTGGAGACGCTGCTCGACGTGCTGGTGTCTGTGCTGCAGGCCCATGCCTGGGAGGACGTCGGCCTGGTGCTCTGCCGCGTGCGGGACCCTGCTGGGCTGGTGGCCCTCTGGACCGCCCGGACCGGCGGGGCCCCAAAGCTCGTGCTGGACCTGGGTCGGCCGGAGCCGGGTGCCGCGGGGCTGCAGGCACGCCTGGCCCCCCTGGGGGCCCCGACGGGGGGCTCGGCCCCAGTGCCCGTGGCTGCACTCCTTGGCTGTGACGTGGCCCGCGCCCTCCGGGTGCTGCGGGCCGCGCCCCCGGGGCCCCGCTGGCTGCTGGGCACACCACTGTCCCCTGAGGTACTGCCCACGGACGGCCTGCCCCTCGGGCTGCTGGCGCTGGGTGAGGTGGCTCGGCCCCCGCTGGAGGCCGCCATTCATGACGCCGTGGAGCTGGTGGCTCGCGCCCTGGGAAGCGCGGCCCGTGCGGAACCGGAGCgcgccctcccccccgccacggTCAACTGCCACGACCCACGCCCGGCCGGGTCCCTGTCCTCGGGCCGCTTGCTGGCACG GTTCCTGGCCAACACGTCCTTCCAGGGCCGCACGGGGCCAGTGTGGGTGACCGGCTCCTCCCAGGTGCACGTGTCGCGGCACttccgagtgtggagcctgcgccAGGACCCGCGGGGCGCCCCGGCCTGGGCCACGGTGGGCAGCTGGCGGGCCGGGCGGCTGGAGTCGGAGCCGGGCGGCGCGGCCGCGCGGCCCCCGCCGGCGCCGGGAGCCGGAGGCCGGCCCAAGCTGCGCGTGGTGACGCTGGTGGAGCACCCGTTCGTGTTCGCCCGCGAGCCGGACGAGGACGGCCAGTGCCCCGCGGGGCGGCTGTGCCTGGCCCCCGGCACCAACGACTCGGCCGCGCTGGATGCGCTGTTCGCCGCCCTGGCCAACGGCTCGGCGCCGCGGGCGCTGCGCAAGTGTTGCTACGGCTACTGCATCGACCTGCTGGAGCGCCTGGCGGAGGACGCGCCCTTCGACTTCGAGCTGTACATCGTGGGCGACGGCAAGTACGGCGCCCTGCGGGACGGCCGCTGGACCGGCCTGGTGGGCGACCTGCTGGCCGGCAGGGCCCACATGGCCGTCACCAGCTTCAGCATCAACTCGGCGCGCTCCCAGGTGCTGGACTTCAGCAGCCCCTTCTTCTCCACCAGCCTGGGCATCATGGTGCGCGCCCGGGACACGGCCTCGCCCATCGGCGCCTTCACGTGGCCGCTGCACTGGTCCATGTGGCTGGGCGTCTTCGCGGCCCTGCACCTCACCGCGCTCTTCCTCACGCTGTACGAGTGGCGCAGCCCCTACGGCCTCACGCCCCGCGGCCGCAACCGGGCCACCGTGTTCTCCTACTCCTCGGCGCTCAACCTCTGCTACGCCATCCTGTTCGGACGCACGGTCTCCAGCAAGACGCCCAAGTGCCCCACGGGCCGCTTCCTCATGAACCTGTGGGCCATCTTCTGCCTGCTCGTGCTGTCCAGCTACACGGCCAACCTGGCCGCCGTCATGGTCGGGGACAAGACTTTCGAGGAGCTGTCGGGGATCCATGACCCCAAG CTGCACCACCCGTCCCAGGGCTTCCGCGTGGGCACCGTGTGGGAGAGCAGCGCCGAGGCCTACATCAAAAAGAGCTTCCCCGACATGTACGCGCACATGCGGCGCCACAGCGCGCCCACCACGCCCCACGGCGTCTCCATGCTCAC GAGCGACCCCCCCAAGCTCAACGCCTTCATCATGGACAAGTCGCTCCTGGACTACGAGGTCTCCATCGACGCCGACTGCAAACTACTGACCGTGGGCAAGCCTTTCGCCATGGAGG GCTACGGCATCGGACTCCCTCAGAACTCGCCGCTCACTTCCAACCTGTCCGAGTTCATCAGCCGCTACAAGTCCTCCGGCTTCATCGACTTGCTGCACGACAAGTGGTACAAGATGGTGCCTTGTGGGAAGCGCGTCTTCGCCGTTACCGAG acgCTGCAGGTGGGCATCTACCACTTCTCGGGACTCTTCGTGCTGTTCTGCCTGGGCCTCGGCAGCGCCCTGCTCAGCTCTCTGGGGGAGCACGTCTTCTACCACCTGGTGCTCCCGCGCATGCGAAGAGGCAACAGGCTGCAGTACTGGCTGCACACCAGCCAG AGAATCCACCGCGcgctcaacacagagcctccGGAAGGTCACGAGGAGCCAGAGCCAAG GGCTCCGGAGCAGCAGCAGGACACGCCCACGGCCTCTGCAG GCCCCGGTGAGCTGGAGCAGCTGGAGCAGCGCATCAGGAGCGCGCAGAAGCGGCTCCACCAGGCCCTGGTGCGGCGCCGAGAGCTCCTGGCCCAGCTCGGGGATGGCCCCGGCGAGCAGCTTCTGCACCTGCCCGAGGCCTGCTCCGAAGCAGCTGAAGCACCTGAAGTCACGGGTGGCTCACCCCGGGGaacgccccccccacccctgccggccTGCACGGGGCGGCCCCCACTCGGGAGCCTGCACACAAGCCGTCCTAGCGCGAAGGGAGGAAGCTCGGAGGCCCCTCCCTGA